The following proteins come from a genomic window of Phnomibacter ginsenosidimutans:
- a CDS encoding RHS repeat domain-containing protein, which produces MWIRKSLLLLGTILTTQAGAQFYYQDVLQVAKTSAQFAQLKQHNVRQITASSFDADGSPSANFVLFQQVNAAQQTLTTTSKSDYTNSSVLTSYYDASNRLIKTVDESGTLRSETQYQYNEQGQLLLMSILTNDSLQQFSVTETHLYSYDSKGMPTTMLRIKNNSDTTKVIFIADETTGKPGEEQWWKGNRKIETWFYYYNEQQQLTDIARPNKKAGRILPDLIFEYDAAGRISQQTSVQSGSNMYRIWRYVYDARGLKLKEGVFNKYKEPEGRIEYSYQ; this is translated from the coding sequence ATGTGGATTCGGAAAAGCCTGCTGCTCTTGGGTACTATACTGACTACACAAGCAGGGGCGCAGTTTTATTATCAGGATGTATTGCAGGTGGCCAAAACATCGGCACAGTTTGCACAGCTGAAGCAGCACAACGTTCGCCAGATTACGGCCAGCAGTTTTGATGCCGATGGCAGTCCCTCCGCCAACTTTGTCTTGTTTCAGCAAGTAAATGCCGCTCAGCAAACACTTACCACCACTTCCAAATCGGATTACACCAACAGCTCCGTACTTACCAGTTATTATGACGCCTCCAACAGGCTGATAAAAACGGTGGATGAATCGGGTACGCTGCGTAGCGAAACTCAATATCAGTACAACGAGCAAGGGCAACTGCTGCTCATGAGCATTCTCACCAACGATTCTTTGCAACAGTTCAGCGTAACCGAAACACATCTGTACAGCTACGATAGTAAAGGAATGCCAACGACCATGCTCCGGATTAAAAACAATAGCGACACGACCAAAGTGATTTTTATAGCCGACGAAACAACCGGCAAACCCGGCGAGGAGCAATGGTGGAAAGGCAATCGAAAAATTGAAACCTGGTTTTACTATTACAACGAGCAACAACAGCTTACCGACATTGCACGACCCAATAAAAAAGCCGGCAGAATATTGCCTGATCTCATATTTGAATACGATGCTGCAGGTCGAATCAGCCAGCAAACCAGTGTACAATCCGGCAGCAACATGTACCGCATTTGGCGCTATGTGTACGATGCCCGTGGTCTTAAGTTGAAAGAAGGCGTATTCAACAAATACAAAGAACCGGAAGGAAGGATTGAGTATAGCTATCAGTAA
- a CDS encoding DUF2167 domain-containing protein, with translation MKHLFVSVFLMLVSVAGIAEKGKKEKQAADTKADSLATAVVAYMQMLDSLEKTLKYEDGKVTLQDGDIVLNVPKSFKFLGAAQAKYVISEIWGNPPQDDVLGMLLPAQYSPLDDSAFAFIISFDAMGYVKDDDAADIDYDDLMKDWQTAEVDENKERVAAGYEKLHLVGWAAKPFYDADKKVMHWAKEIAFGDNGEHTLNYDVRVLGRKGVLSMNAVAGMYHLKDVQQNITAILAMPEFASGNKYSDFNPDIDEVAAVTVGGLVAGKVLAKAGILALLAKGWKLIVIGAVALWAGLKKFVFGRKKEEDEFTPQTEESSNEVADAQAETASNDTVAGDATEGEENTEKKDETQS, from the coding sequence ATGAAACATCTATTTGTAAGCGTTTTCCTGATGCTGGTATCTGTTGCTGGCATTGCTGAAAAAGGGAAAAAGGAAAAACAGGCAGCAGATACCAAAGCTGACTCATTAGCAACTGCAGTGGTGGCATATATGCAAATGCTCGATTCACTAGAAAAAACCTTAAAGTACGAAGATGGCAAAGTGACGTTGCAGGATGGCGACATTGTTTTGAATGTTCCCAAGTCTTTCAAGTTTTTGGGCGCTGCTCAGGCCAAATACGTAATTAGTGAAATTTGGGGAAATCCTCCTCAAGATGATGTGTTGGGCATGCTCTTGCCTGCACAGTATTCGCCGTTGGATGACAGTGCCTTTGCATTTATCATCAGCTTTGATGCTATGGGTTATGTAAAGGATGATGATGCAGCAGATATCGATTACGATGATTTGATGAAAGACTGGCAAACCGCTGAAGTTGATGAAAATAAAGAAAGGGTAGCTGCAGGATACGAAAAACTGCATTTGGTTGGATGGGCTGCCAAGCCATTTTATGATGCAGACAAAAAAGTAATGCATTGGGCAAAAGAAATTGCATTTGGCGATAACGGGGAGCACACACTCAATTATGATGTACGAGTGCTTGGCCGCAAAGGTGTTCTTTCGATGAATGCAGTAGCAGGTATGTATCATTTGAAAGATGTGCAGCAAAATATTACTGCTATTTTGGCCATGCCGGAGTTTGCATCTGGCAATAAGTACAGCGATTTTAATCCTGATATAGATGAGGTTGCAGCGGTAACTGTAGGTGGCTTGGTGGCAGGTAAAGTGCTGGCAAAAGCAGGTATTCTGGCACTGTTGGCAAAAGGCTGGAAGTTGATTGTAATTGGCGCTGTTGCTTTGTGGGCAGGCTTAAAAAAGTTTGTGTTTGGGCGTAAGAAAGAAGAAGACGAGTTTACCCCGCAAACGGAAGAGAGTTCCAATGAAGTAGCGGATGCACAAGCAGAAACGGCATCAAACGATACGGTAGCCGGCGATGCAACAGAGGGTGAGGAAAATACAGAGAAGAAAGATGAAACTCAATCTTAG